One part of the Papaver somniferum cultivar HN1 unplaced genomic scaffold, ASM357369v1 unplaced-scaffold_43, whole genome shotgun sequence genome encodes these proteins:
- the LOC113342558 gene encoding major latex protein 22-like has protein sequence MAHHGISGLVGKLVTEIEVHCDADEYYKIFKHQDVPNAVPHLFTGWKVIKGDGICSGSVKVIDGKTFSATEESTHTDETRTVHHRIFEGDFMKDFKKFDSVIQVKPKPDGKGSIVSWSMVYEKRNEDVPAPSLIYLSCIKALWT, from the exons ATGGCTCACCATGGTATTTCAGGTTTAGTTGGGAAACTTGTAACTGAAATAGAGGTCCACTGCGATGCTGACGAATACTATAAAATTTTTAAGCACCAAGATGTTCCAAATGCAGTTCCTCACCTTTTCACTGGTTGGAAAGTTATCAAAGGAGACGGTATCTGCTCTGGAAGTGTCAAGGTCATTG ATGGTAAGACATTTAGCGCTACTGAGGAATCAACACATACCGATGAAACAAGGACAGTACATCATCGTATATTTGAAGGAGACTTCATGAAGGATTTCAAGAAGTTTGATTCGGTGATTCAGGTGAAACCAAAGCCTGATGGAAAGGGAAGCATTGTAAGTTGGTCGATGGTGTATGAGAAAAGAAACGAGGATGTTCCAGCCCCTTCGCTTATCTACCTTTCGTGCATCAAAGCATTATGGACATGA